CCCAACCTGGTTGCGGTACGCGAGCTGGCGCGCGAGTATGGTTTTGAATTTCCCGTCGGAGTCGATCGCGACTGGCGCACTCTGACGGAATGGTGGCTCGACGGCCACGACCGGAGCTTCACGAGCGTGAGTTTCCTCCTGGATCGAGAGGGAGCGATTCGTGAAATTCACCCCGGTGGAGTGATGGCAATTGGAACCCCGGACTTCCGGGCAATGCGTTCAAAGATTGAAGAGCTGCTTCGCCAGTGACGTCAGAAGTCCAGAAAGACTAGACTGTATCGCCCGGCTTTGGTGGGGGCCAGCTCGGAGCATCCAACACCCTGCGCCGCCCGGCCTGTTCACTCTGTATTGCCTCACGCTCAAAGAAGTTCCCATGGTAGACGCCGGTCCGGATGATGAGCCCCCATATCGAGGCCAGCAAGTACGCCGGGATGAACCCAGGACCCCAGAGCTCGTATTGGCGAACATGAACTCTCTCATGTATCCGCGTCAGGGAAAGGGCTTGTTGATCGCGTCCTAATACGACGTGGCCGAAGGTCATGGCTACGGCGCCGCCGGACATCGGCACGCAATGTCGCAGCACCCAGGAAATGAACGAGCCGTGGAGTTCCAGCACGCCGTCCACGATCTGAAAGCCGCCGTTAGTGAAAACGACGCTTGGGAAGAAAAGAAGCCCGATGAGGCTGTTGGGTGAGGCCCAGGCGTAACGGCTCAAGGACATTCGGAAACCCTCGATCCAACGGCATAGCGGTCAGTCCGGCGTCAGCAAGGGCAGCGGCATCGCCTTGCTAGACGGCCAGTCTCTCGTATTCGGCTCGTATCAAGTCGGCACCATGTACGCGTTCTAGCCTGCGGACAACGAAATGGCCGCGCGCCATATCCTGAAAATGGTCGATGAAGACCAGATTCACGATGGCGCCACCGGCGGCTCCGACAACCGGAACGGCCTGGGCGGCGGCCTTTTCCGAAACAGCAACGCTGAAGCGGCCTGCTATCTGTGTGATCAGGCGGACAATAGCCGGTGCCCCTTCTTCAGCTAGGCCGCGCTCAGCAATATATTGCGCGGCCTCGGACACGGCGCGAGCGAGTGCGGTGCGCACCGCAAAGTATCCGGTTTCCGCCGCGTCGTTGGTCTTGGAACGGCCGCCAAGCGCGAAGACCTCGATGCACGCCAACTTGGTTTCGAGGGACCTGATCTTCTCGCCTTCGCTTCGAGCAATGTCCGCGATGGAGCGCAGCATCACCGTCGTGGAAAATGGGAGCTCAATCGCTATCGCAGAAAGGCCGAAAGCGCCACCCGCAGCGCCGCTCATGACGGCGAGAATCTTGTGCTGGACATCGCTGGAAGCACCACGTGCCGAGTGGTCCGCCATGGTGGTCACTGCCAGGTTGAGCGCTTTCTCCAAGGCGCTGCGCGTAGCCCTGGTCACGGCGGCGGACCATCTCGCCGGCAGAAGATCGAATCCCTTCTCGATGGGTGTTCCAATGACGCTGGTAATCCTTGCAGCGAGGCTTGGGTGTTCCAGGAGGCTCTTCGCGTAACGAAGCTCGTCACGGTCCTGAGTCGATAATGCCATGAAAAAACCCTTCTACATGAGATGCCCGTCTACCATTCCGCATCACCGCAGCGGGTGAGCGGGGAACTGCGCGCCCCCGGGTGCCGCCTGCGTCACCCCTTGAGTCGTCCCGCGGCTCCGAATACGAGGAGAGCGAACCCGACCCCGATAGCAAACCCGCCCCCGGATAACCCAACGGCATCAACGCTTCTCACACCGTGAGAAAAGCGAGACAGAGCAACGGCTCCAATAGTGAACAGCACTACGGCCAAAGGCAAAAGACGTCTTCGTTCCATGAGGGCTCCACTCTCCATGCAGGCCTGATGCCCGCGACGCCGGGCTAGACGTTGTTCGGCGCCCGCCCACCGCCTGCTGTTCTCCATGA
This is a stretch of genomic DNA from Candidatus Polarisedimenticolia bacterium. It encodes these proteins:
- a CDS encoding EcsC family protein, translated to MALSTQDRDELRYAKSLLEHPSLAARITSVIGTPIEKGFDLLPARWSAAVTRATRSALEKALNLAVTTMADHSARGASSDVQHKILAVMSGAAGGAFGLSAIAIELPFSTTVMLRSIADIARSEGEKIRSLETKLACIEVFALGGRSKTNDAAETGYFAVRTALARAVSEAAQYIAERGLAEEGAPAIVRLITQIAGRFSVAVSEKAAAQAVPVVGAAGGAIVNLVFIDHFQDMARGHFVVRRLERVHGADLIRAEYERLAV